The Hevea brasiliensis isolate MT/VB/25A 57/8 chromosome 9, ASM3005281v1, whole genome shotgun sequence nucleotide sequence GTACCAAAAGAGAACATTGATGAGCTACCTTCACTATCAATATAAGAATCTGTATCATCTGGGCACAAGTCCATATCAAGTAtctgaaaggaaaaataaaaaaatttaaccaGAGAAAGAACTTATAGACGAGTTGAAGCAGAACAGAACTTTAGATGAATCCCCTAATTAACACATTTAGTCAGATTTACCATGGCTTCTATCTCAGAATAGGATGGAATATCATTGTCACTCTCGTATTCTTCCTCATCTATCGTTACGGGTTCAGCTTCTGCTACTGAAGTAACTTGTTTAGGGGAGCATGGTTTTGCATAAAATGGCAAACCCATGGCGTTACATGCATTTGATGCCTCTGCCTTTAGTAATCCAACTGGGTCAGAAACTAGAGTACCCTGGGCTGTTCTGCATTGATTGGCGTCTTCAGGAGCTTTGCTAGCCTGTCTGGAGGCCACATCATAAGGAGATTCGCATTTTACTCCACAGCCAACGAGTTGACTACCTGGGCTGGTTACTGGCAACATGTCCAGCCTTGTCATCTGGGAAGCAATTCGAGATTGTGCAGGATTTGCTTCTTTCTTCATCAAGCTTTGCTCTTGTTTAGCATACGAAAAAGATGGGAAACAAGCCTCCTTAGATTTTGTTCTCATCAAGGACGAAGCAAATTGTCTAGGAAAAAAAATATCATCATTAGAAGGGATTTCAGTGTCTTCACTGTTTAATGTACACTCCATCTCTCCATCACAGTTCTCTGCAGACCATGTATTTGCTGCTGATATGGATGATGGTAAATTGATTTCTGAACACAAATGACCATGCTGCTCAACATTACTAGAAAGTGACCCCTCAGCAATAGACTCTAATTCTTCAGGGCATTCATTGGCAGGAATTCCAAGGCTTTTATCTGAAACTATTGTCTGTGATTCTTTAACATCTGGTGCTCTACCCTGAGTTCCATTAGGAGAATTCAACAAAGCGCCATCATAACAAAATTTATCTATAGTGTCTTTCCCATCTGCATCCACTAAAACTGGCTCATCTTCATTCGCAAAGTTCAAAAGTGACTCTGAAAGGTCCACATAATCACATTCCGAGATTGCATTTGAATTATTAAGTACATCAACATCATGTTTATCTTGCAACATTGCCCCCGAATGGACAACATTCATTCCTGATAAACTCATTTTATTACTGTCCAATTCCACACCATCACGATGCATCAATGCTTCTTGCTGACCTTTATCTTCAATGCTTACACTAATAGGCATTGCAGGAGCAGAAATGTCCTCTATCGTTTCCCATATTGCTAGCGGAGAGGAAAGTCCCTCGGTATGAAATGAAGGACTACTTTCTGGCAAAGGATGTGCCAATGCCATTTCCTTAACTCTGTCACCACTCAGAAAGTCAACTAATCTGTCTCTCGCATTGCTAGGAATATTTTTGCCTGCATTATCTTGCTCAAAAGAGGGAACCTCCAAACAGAGTTCATTATAGCATTCCTTCCCAACAAACCCAAAATGGTTTTGATTAAGTTCTCCAAATATGCAACTTCCACCTTGTGCCGGACTATCAAATGGCATGTTGTCTCCACAACTAGCCTTTGGTGCATCAAAAAAACTTGTAGATTTACCAGGTCGGGCACTAGTTTTCTTCTTCATAGCATAGTACATTCGCCGAACACTTTCACGCTTTCTCTTAGCAGAAACCTCTACACTGACCCTAGAACTGGGGGTAGAAAGTTCAAATTCCAACATGCGAGCAGAAGCTTCATCTGAAACAACAGGGTCATAGAGGAGAGAATACCACCTCTCACGCAATTCTGAGACTGTAAATTTTCGCGAGAATCTCACCGCTCCTTTAGCAAGTGCTTCCAAAGAAGCACCTGCCTGCAATAACCAGGAAaagtaaaatgaaaaaaaaaaaaaaatgcatactCCCCTTCAGGAGCTGATTCCAAATATCCATTCGGAAAATCAGCTAGGGTTTAAAAATAGCAGGAAAAAAGAAAGCAGAGAAAGTACAATTTCAAGACTACACGGGAATCATAAGTAGGAATTGCAAAGGAATTTAGCGAAATAAGATGAAAATTATACCTCAACGGCGTTCTTCAATAAGAGGTCGTCTTCAGGGATCCACGGAGGAATTGTAGCAGCTAGAGCTGCCATTTCTAATACAATTGTATCTAAAACACTAAATCACGGTCCAAATGAAAGAGAAATTGAGTTTGAATCCATGAATTTACATGGAAACGAACAGAAAATTCAGGTTCAAaattgattagtgggaattggaGTACTACTTTCCGACTACGTCGTGGAAAttagtaattataattttttataagaaaaatcTGTTTTCTTCAAAATATGatactttattttaatattttttgcaaattttttttttcaaatagtaCGGCACCGTTTAACTTTTGCCCAATGCATGCACAATCCCTTTGGTTTACATTCCTTTTTttcgtaaaaaataatttataaaaaatatttttattatttaattatatttatatattttaataaaattatttaaaaaatattttttatcataatttaatttatttaattaaaaaatatttttattaactttttttaatattttaaatattaaaaaatatataaaaaaaatattttccataaaacaaataaacataaaatttatacaGAGTAGCAAAGGGACATTTATCTACTACTGGATAAGATTTAAATCACACTCATAAAATATAGTTTTTGTGAATTTGCTGTAACCCTCACAATTTTGGACATAACATGATTATAAGACATAAATGAAACCTAAACCTAGTTAACTTGAATACAATATAATATAATtcgttttaaaaataaattaacaaaCAATTAGTTTAAACAAACaggatgaatatatatatatggttaaGCTCTTATTGTAATTTATTGTTAGATTTAAAAAAACAAATTAACTTAGCGTGTACATAATTATCTTCCCAAGAATGTCTCAAATATACACTATATCTCTTTATTAACGACATAGTAAATTATAAATACATTagagtataattcaaaattctaatgaaattagtttttttttttttttaatctaagtaggagaaatatttttcaattgaatagaatattattttttattttaataaaattaataaagttACTTTTAATTTTATTCCTAGTTGAGTGAGGTTATTGTTGAAATTAAGATTAGGGTCTACCACTAAAAATAAGAGTATTTAATTTTAATCCATAAATGGAGAAATGAAAATAGAATTCAAGAGAAGAAACTTTTATCCATTATTGAGAAAACTGTTGCCCATGTAGTGAATAATGGTTTATTATAAAGTTTATCCATTATTGAGAAAACTGTTGCCCATGTAGTGAATAATGGTTTATTATAAAGTTTAAGTagtatataaattagttaggtTTAAAGGATAATAATTGTGATAAACTAACATATATACTATGAATAATTTAATTAAGAGGATATGTGTAATTGagttaataaatattattattttattatttgctttAGATAAATTTGATCATGATAAAAATAAAGGTATATAACAAAAGTCGGTgtgatattatatatatatatatatatattaaaaagtattaaaagtgaatttaaaattgaatttcacaaataattaaataattttttaaataatatctaGGAAAATACTTTTTCAAAAGTTTCTTTTTGAGCTCTCAATTTCAACCCGAATGAGTATAAACAATGGCAATTCAAGCTTTGCAATAATAGGATTCTTTTTTGCTTATGTGATATTTTGCTCATATTAAAGGTTAAACCCATCATAATACTAAGAAATATCGGCTTGGAAATGTTTCCAATATCCATAACAATGCACGCTAATAAAAGACAGGTTTAAGGAAAGGCCTTATCAATCATACACAATAAAATTGCAGTTATGTCCTGTCGTGTTCAACGCACTTCCCAACATGACACGTTACCACCATTAGCCTATCTTCAAACTCTTTATTTCACAAATTTAGCAACTCTTCTTAGTTACAAAACAATCCACTTTTGTTCACCCTCTACCGATATAGAAACatcccttttctttctttttttttttttaggtcttCTATTCTCTTTCCCCTTCAATAAGCCTATGCACTTCCGCCCATTCTCAGATCAGATCTCATCATTTTGTCTGGTGGGTAACTGGATTTTCATATCACCAGGAAGAAAGAAAACATGGGTCGTGGAAAGATCGAGATCAAGAGGATTGAAAACCCTACTAACAGGCAGGTCACCTACTCGAAGAGAAGAAATGGAATTTTCAAGAAAGCACAAGAGCTCACAGTTCTTTGTGATGCTAAGGTTTCTCTTATCATGTTCTCTAATACTGGAAAATTCCATGAGTTCATTAGCCCTACTACAACGTGAGCACATAGATCAACTtctttttcttaaattatttgtgtGTGTGTTTGAGATCGTAGGGTTAGCAAATTAAAACCTAATGGAGTTTGCTGTTGATAACCTGCAGGACAAAGACGATGTTTGACCAATATCAGAACACTTTAGGCATAGATCTGTGGAGCACTCATTATGAGGTTGAATCCCTCTTTCGTTGCTAGATCTAAGGTTCTTGAATATGGATTATGTACTTAATGATGAGGAAAATTTGCAGAGAATGCAAGAGCACCTAAGAAAGCTGAGAGAGATCAATAACAAGTTGAGAAGAGACATCAGGTAATTAActtctaattaattattaaagcaagatcttttcttctttttcttcttcttttctttttttttttttcttttaaaaaaaaaaattattgtcttAGCAGGCAGAGAATGGGTGAGGATCTAAATGATGCGAGCTTCGATGAGCTGCGCGGTCTTGAGGAAAGAATGGATTCTGCATTGGAGCTTGTACGTGAAAGGAAGGTTagaattttatacatatatttttctaTTCAGATCTGTGGTTTTGAAAGTTTGTATTGCTTTAAGATGATTTGGGTTCATAATTAGGTGGAATTGGGAAGATAATAATTTAGATTTCTATTTTTTTATCATATTCTTTTCGAACTAATTTtagtatattaaaattaaattttctctttaaaGGACTGTGTAATAGTCTAATTCAACTTAATATAttcaatataaataatattagaaTACTTTCAATACAGTCAAAtcctaattaataaattatgaaatCTCTCatctttattattaatattaattagattAACTTTAATTAGTCTTGTTTTTTAGTATAATTACgtctaattagaattttaattgaaattttatagtCTTGAATATGATTCTTATACGATTAAAATAAAACTAATTGgttaataaatttttcagaagCTAAAAGTTTAAATCACATTGTGAAACATGAGTGGACTGAAGCAAATTTTTATTCCACttgtatatatattaatataacctTCTTGTTGGTCCTCAACTCATTGGAAGATGTAATTTTGGACAGCAGCATAATATatatgcatttttttttattccccttttttttttttactagaaGATGTTTTTGAATTGTGCATTTTTTTTAACTGTAAAACCTCAAATTTTCTTtgcactaaaaaaataaaaataaataaattctcatgacAAAGAGAAGTTAGGAGCACCATCACTAATAATATGCATGACAAAGGCTAGAATAAAAAAGGAGAAAGTAAAGTTTTGAAATGTTGAGGAAGGAAGATCTGAAGGGATCTGATCATTGATTGTTTTTGGatcatgaaaaattttaaattataataatgtatgtaaaataataataataatattattattattattaattagatAATAAGTCTCATTATAATCAATaatcataataaaattattatacatAAAACAATAGCTGTATTGAATAAATTGAAGTTAGTCACCTGGCAAAGCTGCAAAATCTTTTGCGAAACAAATCTCATGGAGCTGCTTCGTCCACACCTACGTTCAACATTGCTGGTGGCATCAACCCTCAATGCCTCAGCCTCAAACAAGTGATCCATCTTCGATCTTAAATCTTGCCTGACTTAATTTAGAAATATATTACTTGACGTAAAAATTCAAATgctcattttctcaatttttctatttaaaaaaatagagAGGCATTTAAAATTTTCCTCC carries:
- the LOC110639565 gene encoding uncharacterized protein LOC110639565; translated protein: MAALAATIPPWIPEDDLLLKNAVEAGASLEALAKGAVRFSRKFTVSELRERWYSLLYDPVVSDEASARMLEFELSTPSSRVSVEVSAKRKRESVRRMYYAMKKKTSARPGKSTSFFDAPKASCGDNMPFDSPAQGGSCIFGELNQNHFGFVGKECYNELCLEVPSFEQDNAGKNIPSNARDRLVDFLSGDRVKEMALAHPLPESSPSFHTEGLSSPLAIWETIEDISAPAMPISVSIEDKGQQEALMHRDGVELDSNKMSLSGMNVVHSGAMLQDKHDVDVLNNSNAISECDYVDLSESLLNFANEDEPVLVDADGKDTIDKFCYDGALLNSPNGTQGRAPDVKESQTIVSDKSLGIPANECPEELESIAEGSLSSNVEQHGHLCSEINLPSSISAANTWSAENCDGEMECTLNSEDTEIPSNDDIFFPRQFASSLMRTKSKEACFPSFSYAKQEQSLMKKEANPAQSRIASQMTRLDMLPVTSPGSQLVGCGVKCESPYDVASRQASKAPEDANQCRTAQGTLVSDPVGLLKAEASNACNAMGLPFYAKPCSPKQVTSVAEAEPVTIDEEEYESDNDIPSYSEIEAMILDMDLCPDDTDSYIDSEVSRYQNEDTRRIIIRLEQCAQSSIQRAIASRGALAVLYGRHLKHYIRETEVILGRATDDMEVDIDLRREGPANKISRQQALIKMEADGSFFLKNLGKILVSLNGKEVATGQSMSLGSNSLIEIGGMAFVFEINRKSVGRHLANATKIRKQNKYQI
- the LOC110639567 gene encoding agamous-like MADS-box protein TM6, translating into MGRGKIEIKRIENPTNRQVTYSKRRNGIFKKAQELTVLCDAKVSLIMFSNTGKFHEFISPTTTTKTMFDQYQNTLGIDLWSTHYERMQEHLRKLREINNKLRRDIRQRMGEDLNDASFDELRGLEERMDSALELVRERKYHVLKTQTDTRRKKVRNLDERHGDLLLEYEAKCEDLQYGLVDNEGDYESTITLANGASNLYAFRLHHGHPTANGGGYGSQELRLA